One genomic segment of Suncus etruscus isolate mSunEtr1 chromosome 15, mSunEtr1.pri.cur, whole genome shotgun sequence includes these proteins:
- the LOC126030064 gene encoding zinc finger protein 501-like, translating into MPCQNRDGNEDSGVIYSIGNQDEESVRIMGTQAFGHSAPDSIMPSNWTQTSIDSSDTKRGGFSLRQLSHQNDPKEVWTGSKCHLCPKNGKSFTYSLSHTEHMKILKGEKSYMCQECGKYFTQSSKLIRHIKIHTGEKPYSCQECGKAFAQSSNLNKHMKVHTGEKPYSCQECGKAFTQSSKLSVHMRIHTGEKPYSCQECGKAFAQSSKLSDHMKTHTGEKPYSCQECGKAFATSSNLNIHIKIHTGEKPYSCQECGKAFAQSSTLNKHMKIHTGEKPYLCQQCGKAFARSSNLSDHIKIHTGEKPYSCQECGKAFGESSSLNRHMKIHTGEKLYSCSDCGKALLYPHTLIHTKIYTRVQPFLSACFSLIFGPSSELLPWVLGSPPEWGFLEERFSSLACKQLAALSALEWRPWVWPGLQQCRSLHLGQKWIFPSNSGGQTSLLTYLAYGDMGLGQIPLS; encoded by the exons atgccctgccagAATCGTGATGGGAATGAGGACTCAGGGGTCATCTATTCAATTGGGAATCAGGATGAAGAGAGCGTCCGTATTATGGGGACCCAGGCTTTTGGGCACAGTGCTCCCGATTCTATTATGCCCAGTAACTGGACACAGACCTCCATA GATTCCTCTGATACTAAGCGAGGTGGATTCAGTCTGAGACAACTGTCACACCAGAATGATCCAAAGGAAGTCTGGACAGGAAGCAAATGTCATCTATGTCCCAAGAATGGCAAGTCCTTCACGTACTCTTTGTCCCACACTGAACACATGAAAATTCTTAAAGGAGAGAAGTCTTATatgtgtcaggagtgtggaaagtaCTTCACTCAATCTTCAAAGCTTATTAGACACattaaaattcatacaggagagaagccttattcatgtcaggagtgtggaaaggcatttgctcaatcctcaaaccttaacaaacacatgaaagttcatacaggagagaagccttattcatgtcaggagtgtggaaaggcatttactCAATCCTCAAAACTTTCTGTTCACATGAGAATTCATAccggagagaagccttattcatgtcaggagtgtggaaaggcatttgctcaatcctcaaaactttctgatcacatgaaaactcatacaggagagaagccttattcatgtcaggagtgtggaaaggcatttgcaacATCCTCAAATCTTAACATACACattaaaattcatacaggagagaagccttattcatgtcaggagtgtggaaaggcatttgctcaatcctcaacccttaacaaacacatgaaaattcatacaggagagaagccttatttatGTCAgcagtgtggaaaggcatttgctcgatcctcaaacctttctgatcacataaaaattcatacaggagagaagccttattcatgtcaggagtgtggaaag GCTTTTGGTGAATCCTCAAGCcttaacaggcacatgaaaattcatacaggagagaagctaTATTCATGTTCGGACTGTGGAAAGGCATTGCTTTATCCTCATACCTTAATACACACGAAAATTTACacaagg GTCCAACCATTTTTGTCCGCCTGCTTCAGTCTCATCTTTGGGCCGTCTTCTGAA CTGCTTCCCTGGGTCTTGGGGTCCCCGCCGGAGTGGGGGTTCCTGGAGGAACGATTTTCCTCTCTGGCCTGCAAGCAGCTGGCTGCTCTGAGCGCTCTTGAGTGGAGGCCCTGGGTCTGGCCAG